The segment GAACATGAGGAAGTCCAGCTTGTAGAGTTCATACAGCTGGCTCTGCTGCGGGGCGCTGATGTTCTGGAAGAAGGCGGCCGTCATCTGGTCGGTGGTCCGAGTCGACTTGGCATAGGTCGGGAAGTGCAGCTGGTCTCCCACACCGGCCAGTCGCAGGACGTAGCCGGCGTCCTCCTCCAGTGTCTCGTACTTGCCCACCAGGTCGTAGTGGATGTGGCACGGGTGGCAGAGGGAGTAGACGGTCTGCCAGTGTTCATTGAGTGGTGCCTCTCGCCTTGTGACCGGATCTGCCAGATACTCTGCGAACTCAGGGAACCTGACATCGGCACCGCTTTGCAGCGCCTCAGCCGTGGCGTCCTTGCGGTAGCGCCGCACGATCTTGGTCCCGTAGCGCTTGTGGAAGGACGTGTTGTAGCGCAGGGTGAACTTGTTGCGGTAGGCGGACACCAGGCGCTCGAAGGGCTCGCGGACAAAGAGGAACTTGAGGTAGCTCTTCAGCCGGTGGTTGATGTCGGCGATGCTGTACTGGTTGAGTGTCCGCAGGTTGGAGGGCACGTGTGCCTCATTGGATGGGATCTCCATGGGGTCCGCGTATCTGCCCCGGCCGCTCAGCACCATCATCACCCTCTTCCAGTTGGTGCAGGCCACCTTGGGCACGTAGCAGTAGATCAGCTCGTGCTCCTCGTCCACCACCAGGTGCTTGAGGTCGCCAGGCGTTAGGACCCGCCGCTTCCTGTTGGAGACGTTGTGGGCTCGACATGTCTCTGCGACCTGGTCCCGGCGAGCCTGGTGGAGCAGCGCCGCCCTCGAGAACTCCGCCTGAGGGAGgacaacacagagagagaaagatagacgTGAGGCAGGTACCTACACTGTGTCCACATCAATATTTACAGCCCTTCTAATAACAATTTGCTGGAAATACACTGGCAAAAACCatgagatgctctggagcagctgcacacaagCCTCAAAAAGTGATGTGCAGAACTTTAACTTTGTATTTTCATCAGTTCCTGAGACACTGGGCAGATCTCAAAAATTTACATGAGTTCCTTTTTCTTCAGCCTTAGACACAGTAACTTAATGAAGCCAGTCCTCTTCAGTAACGTCAGATCAGGGAAAGAGTGAAGCAGAGACGAGAGAGGAGTGTGTAGAGAGAGGAAACGAGACTGGAGTGGAGATAAAAAGAGCAGAGGGGAGTACacgataaaaaataaaaaaaatccataaaatttatggtaaaatactggcagctgttGTTGCCAAAACTTCACCATAAAATATACAGTTacaatttataataaattacaGTGTACTTTTTTCCTGAACCATAAATTTTATATTCAAGAAGAGTATTTGTTTACAGTGCATTTACTGTGaacattttcataaaaaattacattagaAGATTGATCCCATACTTTACTGTATAAATACAACCCTttaccacagaaaaaaaaca is part of the Hoplias malabaricus isolate fHopMal1 unplaced genomic scaffold, fHopMal1.hap1 scaffold_216, whole genome shotgun sequence genome and harbors:
- the LOC136681982 gene encoding carbohydrate sulfotransferase 11-like, giving the protein MEAEFSRAALLHQARRDQVAETCRAHNVSNRKRRVLTPGDLKHLVVDEEHELIYCYVPKVACTNWKRVMMVLSGRGRYADPMEIPSNEAHVPSNLRTLNQYSIADINHRLKSYLKFLFVREPFERLVSAYRNKFTLRYNTSFHKRYGTKIVRRYRKDATAEALQSGADVRFPEFAEYLADPVTRREAPLNEHWQTVYSLCHPCHIHYDLVGKYETLEEDAGYVLRLAGVGDQLHFPTYAKSTRTTDQMTAAFFQNISAPQQSQLYELYKLDFLMFNYSVPGYLKAQ